In Kordia antarctica, the following proteins share a genomic window:
- a CDS encoding beta-mannosidase — MNKFFTFLLILSIVSCVKDKSKQVSEIHQNWKFKQQTDTVWNSATVPGNVFSDLLHHEKIKNPFVGTNELNVQWVSGQDWNYQTTFELDSKTLNKSNIELTFEGLDTYATIYLNNSVLGKTDNAFRTWNYDIKKLAKAQNKLRIVFNKTSTHEEKEASKLAYALPESPRVFTRKAQFQYGWDWGPKLNTTGIWKPVTLKAWDDVLLEDIYIKQDSLVNDVAYLTFEYTITADTEKEIKFEIDTNDRYFMRKMFIPKKGTHTYKLSTTIERPELWWTHNLGTPYLYTFDFTLKQGETVKATRTVKKGIRTIELVTEKDAKGETFYFKLNGVPVFMKGSNYIPQHSFQEKVTDAHYEKILNDVVDANMNMLRVWGGGIYENDIFYELCDEKGILIWQDFMFACAMYPGDESFLENVQQEAIDQVTRLRKYASIALWCGNNENSEGWKRWGWKDDKTETQKEDIWKGYLKVFDSILPKTIAKLNPEVSYWESSPKYGRGNPKYEFEGDAHDWWVWHDAYPFEHFEEKVPRFMSEFGFQSFPSYETIRYFTEQDSIDLNHDSYVTHQKHARGFQLIREYMERDFKVPENGDDYVYVSQLLQARGITKGMEAQRRAMPYCMGSLYWQLNDCWPVVSWSSIDFMGNWKALHYKAKESFKDMLVSSVIENDTLKTYIVSDKLKVQEGELKLTFLDFNGNILHKINQTVTIKANTSQLMVQLPITDLKFNHKQTVLKAVLDYAKVSKYSSSDTRFDSSTIPYKATSLFYLVKPKDLALPAHEIDTFITARPQGFAIDVTSKTLQKNVFLHTKVNGHFSDNFFDLLPNETKTIIFHTEAENIDDLAIKTLNSIHTNSEKNPS, encoded by the coding sequence ATGAATAAATTTTTCACATTTCTACTTATTCTGTCAATTGTTAGCTGCGTAAAAGATAAGAGCAAACAAGTTTCTGAAATTCATCAAAATTGGAAGTTTAAACAACAAACCGATACAGTTTGGAATTCGGCAACAGTTCCTGGAAATGTGTTTTCAGATTTGTTGCATCACGAGAAAATAAAAAATCCATTTGTTGGTACAAACGAACTGAATGTGCAATGGGTTTCTGGACAAGATTGGAACTACCAAACAACATTCGAGCTTGACTCAAAAACATTAAATAAATCAAATATTGAACTTACGTTTGAAGGTTTGGACACCTACGCCACTATTTACCTCAATAATTCGGTATTGGGAAAAACCGATAATGCGTTTCGTACTTGGAATTATGACATTAAAAAGTTAGCAAAAGCACAGAATAAACTACGCATAGTATTTAATAAAACAAGTACTCATGAAGAAAAAGAAGCTTCAAAACTAGCCTATGCATTGCCTGAAAGTCCACGCGTATTTACCAGAAAAGCACAATTTCAGTACGGTTGGGATTGGGGACCGAAATTAAATACTACCGGAATTTGGAAACCTGTAACGTTAAAAGCTTGGGACGATGTTCTGTTAGAAGATATTTATATTAAACAAGATAGTTTGGTGAATGATGTTGCGTATTTGACTTTTGAGTATACAATTACGGCTGACACAGAGAAAGAAATTAAATTTGAAATTGATACTAATGATAGGTACTTTATGCGGAAAATGTTCATTCCAAAAAAAGGTACGCATACCTACAAATTATCAACTACAATCGAAAGACCAGAACTTTGGTGGACACATAATTTAGGAACACCATATTTATATACATTTGATTTTACTTTGAAACAAGGAGAAACAGTAAAAGCAACACGTACTGTAAAAAAAGGGATTCGAACTATTGAATTAGTCACGGAAAAAGATGCCAAAGGCGAAACCTTTTATTTTAAGCTAAACGGCGTTCCTGTGTTTATGAAAGGCTCAAATTACATTCCGCAACACAGTTTTCAGGAGAAAGTGACAGATGCGCATTATGAAAAAATCCTAAACGATGTTGTGGACGCAAATATGAATATGCTCCGAGTTTGGGGCGGCGGAATTTATGAAAATGATATTTTTTATGAATTGTGTGATGAAAAAGGAATTTTAATTTGGCAAGATTTTATGTTCGCTTGCGCGATGTATCCTGGCGATGAATCATTTTTAGAAAACGTACAGCAAGAAGCAATCGATCAAGTGACGCGCTTGCGAAAATATGCTTCTATTGCACTTTGGTGTGGAAATAATGAAAACTCCGAAGGTTGGAAACGTTGGGGCTGGAAAGATGATAAAACCGAAACGCAAAAGGAAGATATTTGGAAAGGTTATTTGAAAGTTTTTGATAGTATATTGCCAAAAACTATTGCAAAACTGAATCCTGAGGTTTCCTATTGGGAAAGTTCGCCAAAGTACGGACGCGGAAATCCGAAGTATGAATTTGAAGGCGATGCGCACGATTGGTGGGTTTGGCATGACGCGTATCCGTTTGAACATTTTGAGGAAAAAGTACCGCGATTTATGAGCGAATTTGGGTTTCAGTCATTTCCATCATATGAAACGATTCGTTATTTCACTGAACAAGATAGTATTGATTTGAATCATGATAGTTATGTGACACATCAAAAACATGCAAGAGGTTTTCAGCTGATTCGTGAATATATGGAACGTGATTTTAAAGTTCCTGAAAATGGCGACGATTATGTCTACGTAAGTCAGTTATTGCAAGCCCGCGGAATTACCAAGGGAATGGAAGCGCAAAGACGCGCAATGCCGTATTGTATGGGAAGTTTGTATTGGCAATTGAACGATTGTTGGCCAGTCGTTTCATGGTCGAGCATCGATTTCATGGGAAACTGGAAAGCGTTGCATTACAAAGCGAAAGAATCGTTTAAAGATATGTTGGTTTCTTCTGTAATTGAAAATGATACGCTAAAAACGTATATCGTTTCTGATAAATTAAAAGTACAAGAAGGCGAATTGAAACTTACTTTTTTAGATTTTAATGGAAACATACTTCATAAAATCAATCAAACAGTAACCATAAAAGCAAATACGAGTCAGTTAATGGTACAATTGCCAATTACTGATTTAAAATTCAATCATAAACAAACCGTGCTAAAAGCTGTTTTGGACTATGCTAAAGTATCTAAATATTCAAGTTCAGACACAAGATTCGATTCAAGTACAATTCCTTATAAAGCTACTTCCCTGTTCTATTTGGTAAAACCGAAAGATTTAGCATTGCCTGCGCATGAGATTGATACATTTATTACAGCGCGACCACAAGGATTTGCGATTGATGTAACTTCAAAAACATTGCAAAAAAATGTGTTTCTTCACACGAAAGTGAACGGACATTTTTCAGATAATTTCTTCGATCTTTTGCCAAATGAAACAAAAACGATTATATTTCACACAGAAGCCGAGAATATTGATGATTTGGCGATAAAAACATTAAATAGTATTCATACAAATAGTGAAAAGAATCCTTCATGA
- a CDS encoding copper homeostasis protein CutC, with amino-acid sequence MLLEICANSYESAMNAQKAGAQRIELCSELAIGGITPSYGLLKKVTSDIKIPVHVLIRPRSGDFTYSKSEFEIMKANILLCKELGCAGIVSGVLLQDQTIDAVRTKELIELAKPMNFTFHRAFDWTPDPIEAILELAVLGVNRVLTSGQASSADKGILLLQELQKVAENELIIMPGGGINPSNVYLFKESGFEEIHASATSIRQSINNPKISLNSGNLFNETRIATSNKEKIKQLLERINL; translated from the coding sequence ATGCTCCTAGAAATCTGTGCCAACTCCTACGAATCTGCAATGAATGCCCAAAAAGCGGGCGCGCAACGTATTGAATTATGTTCGGAACTTGCTATTGGCGGAATTACACCTTCGTACGGATTGCTCAAAAAAGTAACGTCAGACATAAAAATTCCTGTGCATGTATTGATTCGCCCGAGAAGTGGCGATTTTACGTATTCGAAAAGTGAATTTGAGATTATGAAGGCTAATATTTTATTGTGTAAAGAACTCGGTTGCGCCGGAATTGTTTCAGGTGTGTTGTTGCAAGATCAAACGATTGATGCTGTTCGAACGAAAGAATTGATTGAACTCGCAAAACCAATGAATTTCACGTTTCATCGTGCATTTGATTGGACACCAGATCCGATAGAAGCAATTTTGGAATTAGCTGTTTTAGGCGTGAATCGTGTGTTGACTTCTGGGCAAGCTTCAAGCGCCGATAAAGGAATTTTACTATTACAAGAATTACAAAAAGTCGCAGAAAATGAATTGATAATTATGCCTGGCGGCGGAATCAATCCGAGTAATGTCTATCTATTTAAGGAAAGTGGTTTTGAAGAAATTCACGCGTCGGCAACGAGCATTCGTCAATCTATAAATAATCCTAAGATTAGTTTGAATAGTGGGAATTTGTTCAACGAAACGCGCATAGCAACTTCCAACAAAGAAAAAATAAAGCAACTTTTAGAACGTATTAATTTATGA
- a CDS encoding GIY-YIG nuclease family protein: protein MNHPYVYFLTNKNNTVIYIGVTSNLTKRVYQHKAKIYKGFTSKYNCDKLVYFEEFQSINEAIAREKQLKAGNRKRKEELINIENPEWNDLSDGWLFYFD, encoded by the coding sequence ATGAATCATCCATATGTATATTTCTTAACAAACAAAAACAATACTGTTATTTACATTGGTGTCACTTCAAATCTCACAAAAAGAGTTTATCAGCATAAAGCAAAGATTTACAAAGGTTTTACCTCAAAATATAATTGTGATAAGCTTGTTTATTTTGAAGAATTTCAATCAATAAATGAAGCTATTGCTAGAGAAAAACAACTCAAAGCAGGAAATCGAAAACGCAAAGAGGAACTTATTAATATAGAAAACCCCGAATGGAATGATTTATCTGATGGATGGTTATTTTATTTTGATTAA
- a CDS encoding beta-N-acetylhexosaminidase, protein MRSNIFFKCIIFLCFIGCIKPQPPIRPHIIPIPNEFTLQEGIFILDKDVLLHADAELQSVADFFNNYLKEKLGYSLKIHSKPTTKAILFKLDETIENEEGYELLVDTSQIIIKAKTAKGAFYAMQTFRQLVPPIIESDQVSIRNLDIKDAPRFTYRGMHLDVSRHLFSVDFIKKYIDMMAFLKMNTFHWHLTDDQGWRIEIKQYPELQKVAAFRDETLIGHYNDAPQKFDGKKYGGFYTQEQVKDIVKYASERQITVIPEIEMPGHSQAAIAAYPKLGCTGEPTKVATKWGVFEDIYCPKEETFTFLENVLDEVMPLFPGKYIHIGGDEAPKTRWKACEHCQALIKKEDLKDEHGLQSYFIARMEKYINTKGKSIIGWDEILEGGLAPNATVMSWRGTKSAVEAAKAGHNVIMTPTSHTYFDYYQTDNEDEPLAIGGYLPLEKVYGFNPIPNELTQEEAKYVLGAQGNLWTEYISTSEKAEYMVFPRMIAMAEINWSNPRKRDYQDFTYRLSHFHKWLDALDVNYANHLYEIEGNIGKENEQLVLGLETVIKDKTIRYTTDESSPNLDSEKYTKYLPIEGSTVFKAAVFDEKEKLGRDFTLVFNNHKAVGKVIAIDPKPHKAYAGSGKEGLINGVSGNDSRYGDKEWLGFWGRDVTIKIDLGKPTKITSISTRFYNASGQWIYAPKEIGFSFVNDEDGRTLNRISQISVDDSILIPFTLEIEEVTTQFIEIHIPTYGTIPDGLQGAGNKTWTFIDEIVVR, encoded by the coding sequence ATGAGAAGCAATATTTTTTTCAAATGCATAATTTTCCTCTGTTTCATTGGTTGTATCAAACCGCAACCGCCAATTAGACCACATATTATCCCGATTCCGAACGAATTTACACTTCAAGAAGGAATTTTTATTTTGGATAAAGATGTGTTGCTTCACGCTGATGCGGAATTGCAATCCGTTGCAGATTTTTTCAATAATTATCTGAAAGAAAAATTAGGCTACAGCCTGAAAATACACAGCAAACCAACTACAAAAGCAATACTATTTAAACTTGATGAAACGATTGAAAATGAAGAAGGTTATGAACTTTTGGTTGATACTTCTCAAATTATCATCAAAGCAAAAACAGCAAAAGGCGCTTTTTATGCAATGCAAACATTTCGTCAATTAGTACCGCCAATTATAGAAAGTGACCAAGTTTCCATCAGAAATTTAGACATTAAAGATGCGCCACGATTTACGTATCGCGGAATGCATTTAGATGTTTCGCGTCATCTATTTTCGGTAGATTTTATTAAAAAGTACATTGATATGATGGCTTTTTTGAAAATGAACACATTTCATTGGCATTTAACCGACGATCAAGGTTGGCGCATTGAAATAAAGCAATATCCTGAATTACAGAAAGTTGCTGCTTTTCGCGATGAAACTCTGATTGGTCATTACAACGATGCGCCGCAAAAATTTGATGGCAAGAAATATGGCGGATTCTACACACAAGAACAAGTAAAAGACATCGTAAAATACGCTTCCGAACGACAAATTACCGTAATTCCAGAAATTGAAATGCCAGGACATTCACAAGCTGCTATTGCTGCCTATCCGAAGTTGGGCTGTACAGGCGAACCAACTAAGGTTGCCACAAAATGGGGCGTTTTTGAGGACATTTACTGTCCGAAAGAAGAAACCTTTACGTTTTTAGAGAATGTGTTGGATGAAGTGATGCCGCTTTTCCCTGGAAAGTACATTCATATTGGCGGCGATGAAGCGCCAAAAACACGCTGGAAAGCTTGTGAACATTGTCAGGCATTGATCAAAAAGGAAGATTTAAAAGACGAACATGGTTTGCAGAGCTATTTCATTGCACGCATGGAAAAATATATTAATACCAAAGGAAAAAGTATTATTGGTTGGGACGAAATTCTAGAAGGTGGATTGGCGCCAAACGCAACTGTCATGTCTTGGCGCGGCACAAAAAGCGCTGTGGAAGCTGCAAAAGCTGGTCACAATGTAATTATGACACCAACTTCGCATACGTATTTTGATTACTATCAAACGGATAATGAAGATGAACCGTTGGCAATTGGCGGTTATTTACCGTTGGAAAAAGTGTATGGTTTCAACCCGATTCCGAACGAATTAACGCAAGAAGAAGCGAAATATGTATTAGGCGCACAAGGAAATTTATGGACAGAATATATTTCGACTTCTGAAAAAGCTGAGTACATGGTTTTCCCACGAATGATTGCTATGGCAGAAATAAATTGGTCAAATCCTAGAAAAAGAGATTACCAAGATTTTACGTATCGATTGTCACATTTTCACAAATGGTTAGATGCTTTAGATGTGAATTATGCAAATCATTTGTATGAGATTGAAGGTAATATTGGGAAAGAAAATGAACAATTAGTGCTTGGTTTAGAAACTGTAATTAAAGACAAAACCATTCGCTATACAACTGATGAATCGTCTCCGAATTTAGATTCAGAAAAGTACACAAAATATCTTCCAATTGAAGGTTCTACGGTTTTTAAAGCGGCAGTTTTTGATGAGAAAGAAAAATTAGGACGCGATTTCACACTCGTTTTTAACAATCATAAAGCAGTTGGAAAAGTAATTGCAATCGATCCAAAACCACATAAAGCATATGCAGGTAGCGGAAAAGAAGGCTTGATCAATGGCGTTTCGGGAAACGATTCTCGTTATGGCGATAAAGAATGGCTTGGCTTTTGGGGAAGAGATGTGACGATTAAGATTGATTTAGGAAAACCAACAAAAATCACCAGCATTTCAACACGTTTTTACAATGCCAGCGGACAATGGATTTACGCGCCAAAGGAAATTGGTTTTAGTTTTGTGAACGATGAAGATGGCAGAACGTTGAATAGAATTTCGCAAATTTCAGTAGACGATTCCATTTTAATTCCTTTTACGTTGGAAATTGAAGAAGTAACGACACAATTTATAGAAATCCACATTCCAACATACGGAACTATTCCAGATGGTTTGCAAGGCGCAGGAAATAAAACATGGACTTTTATTGATGAGATTGTGGTGAGGTAG
- a CDS encoding GH92 family glycosyl hydrolase — protein MKLQHMTLFIVLVLFFSCTNDEKIHIAQKENPLISYVNPFIGTGGHGHTYPGATMPFGMMQLSPDTRLDGWDGCSGYHYSDEYIYGFSHTHLSGTGVSDYGDILLMPTSEINFNNGASTGSATVTTSSVTALTGSVNQGKGYRAHFSHDNEIAEPGYYKVLLDSTNIEVELTVSERSGIHKYSYPTAENQVVMLDLVHRDKVLDAKIDKISDTEIVGYRFSEAWASDQRLFYVIKTSHSFTDMLQSPPKQGMPGARRSALTFKNPNNEPIIIKIGISAVDIEGARKNLETEIGEKTFEEVKKIAQDTWETQLEKIVIESDDLDYKTNFYTALYHTMLAPNLYQDVDGRYRDMDMKIHQSNEHTHYTVFSLWDTYRAAHPLYTIIEQERTNDFIKTFIKKYESGGIMPIWDLSANYTGCMIGYHAVPVISDAYMKGIRDYDVEKAFEAMKHSATRDKLGLDYYKEIGYIPVEKESESVSKTLEYAYDDWTIAEMAKALGKTEDYAEFTKRAQYYKNVFDPETQFMRGRFRNTWFAPFDPYEVNFNYTEANSWQYSFYVPQDVSGFIKLLGGKDKLEAQLDKLFTANKETSGRNQADITGLIGQYAHGNEPSHHMAYLYNFINKPSKTQEYVHQILTTLYKNEPDGVSGNEDCGQMSAWYVLSSLGFYSVTPGTNEYIIGTPLFDKATINLENGKTFTITASNISKENKYIKSATLNGKNFPNTFINHQDIMNGGNLVFEMTNVPTDWGTKDEHIPVTEIKEHLIVPPPFIAKGNIAFKGETEVTLQTVDKDANVFYRLMRFDQVAVLPFIEYSTPFIISEKSTLEVYAQLGDLKSAEITTEFFKIDPNLKIKLETEYANQYNAGGKNALIDGILGTEDFRTGTWQGYFDKDVIAIVDLGKVKPIHTIGINFLEDQKSWIFLPTEVECYVSDNPRSFYKSLPKQKFDATKPSEVSKINSVQFNMNGSSARYVKIVAKKLGVLPEWHLGYKHDGRSWLFVDEIEIK, from the coding sequence ATGAAACTCCAACACATGACTCTTTTTATTGTTTTAGTACTTTTTTTTAGCTGTACGAATGATGAAAAAATACACATTGCACAAAAAGAAAATCCACTTATTTCTTATGTAAATCCATTCATTGGAACTGGTGGACACGGACATACATATCCTGGCGCAACAATGCCGTTTGGTATGATGCAACTCAGTCCTGATACACGTTTGGATGGTTGGGACGGTTGTTCGGGTTATCACTATTCAGACGAGTATATTTATGGTTTTTCGCATACACATTTGAGCGGAACTGGCGTTTCCGATTATGGAGATATTTTATTAATGCCAACGAGTGAAATTAATTTCAACAACGGTGCTTCGACAGGCTCAGCAACCGTTACGACAAGCTCAGTAACAGCTTTGACTGGCTCAGTAAACCAAGGAAAAGGCTATCGCGCACATTTTTCTCATGACAATGAAATTGCAGAACCTGGCTATTACAAAGTACTTTTAGATAGTACAAATATTGAAGTAGAGTTGACAGTTTCCGAACGAAGCGGAATTCACAAATACAGCTATCCAACAGCAGAAAATCAAGTGGTGATGTTAGATTTGGTACATCGTGATAAAGTATTGGATGCAAAAATTGACAAGATTTCTGACACGGAAATCGTTGGCTATCGATTTTCGGAAGCTTGGGCAAGCGATCAACGTTTGTTTTATGTGATAAAAACATCACATTCGTTTACTGATATGTTACAATCGCCACCAAAACAAGGAATGCCAGGTGCGAGACGTTCAGCATTAACTTTTAAAAACCCAAACAACGAACCAATTATTATTAAGATTGGAATTTCGGCAGTTGATATTGAAGGTGCACGAAAAAATCTGGAAACAGAAATAGGAGAGAAGACATTTGAGGAAGTTAAAAAAATAGCACAAGATACTTGGGAAACACAACTTGAAAAGATTGTGATTGAAAGTGATGATCTCGATTATAAAACAAATTTCTACACAGCATTATATCACACGATGCTTGCACCAAATTTGTACCAAGATGTTGATGGACGTTATCGTGATATGGATATGAAAATTCATCAATCGAATGAGCATACACATTATACAGTTTTTTCTTTGTGGGATACGTATCGTGCGGCGCATCCGTTGTATACAATTATTGAACAAGAACGTACGAACGATTTTATCAAGACATTTATTAAGAAATATGAATCTGGCGGAATCATGCCAATTTGGGATTTATCAGCCAATTATACAGGTTGTATGATTGGTTATCACGCAGTTCCCGTAATTTCGGATGCATACATGAAAGGAATTCGCGATTATGATGTAGAGAAAGCGTTTGAAGCTATGAAACACAGTGCGACACGTGATAAATTAGGCTTGGACTATTATAAAGAAATCGGCTATATTCCTGTGGAAAAAGAATCAGAATCAGTCTCGAAAACCTTAGAATATGCGTATGACGATTGGACAATTGCCGAAATGGCAAAAGCACTAGGGAAAACCGAAGATTATGCCGAATTTACCAAACGAGCGCAATATTATAAGAATGTATTTGATCCTGAAACACAGTTTATGCGCGGACGTTTTCGTAACACTTGGTTTGCACCTTTTGATCCGTATGAAGTGAATTTTAATTACACAGAAGCAAACTCGTGGCAATATAGTTTTTATGTACCGCAAGATGTTTCAGGCTTTATTAAATTGCTTGGCGGAAAAGATAAATTAGAAGCGCAATTGGATAAATTATTCACAGCAAATAAAGAAACTTCTGGGCGAAATCAGGCAGATATTACAGGATTAATTGGACAATATGCACATGGAAACGAGCCAAGTCATCATATGGCATATTTGTATAATTTCATCAATAAACCGTCCAAAACACAAGAATATGTACATCAAATTCTAACTACATTATATAAAAACGAACCTGATGGCGTTTCGGGAAATGAAGATTGTGGACAAATGAGTGCTTGGTATGTATTGAGCAGTTTAGGGTTTTACTCCGTAACGCCTGGAACCAACGAATATATTATTGGAACGCCATTGTTTGATAAAGCAACGATTAATTTGGAGAATGGAAAAACGTTTACGATTACTGCGAGTAATATCTCGAAAGAGAATAAATATATTAAATCTGCAACGTTGAACGGCAAGAATTTTCCAAATACATTTATCAATCATCAAGATATTATGAATGGTGGAAATTTAGTGTTTGAAATGACAAATGTACCAACAGATTGGGGAACGAAAGACGAACACATTCCGGTCACGGAAATTAAAGAACACTTAATTGTTCCGCCGCCATTTATTGCAAAAGGAAATATTGCTTTTAAAGGTGAAACAGAAGTTACTTTGCAAACGGTTGACAAAGACGCGAATGTTTTTTATAGATTGATGCGATTTGATCAAGTAGCTGTACTTCCGTTTATAGAATATTCAACACCATTTATAATTTCTGAGAAAAGTACTTTAGAAGTTTATGCGCAACTTGGAGATTTGAAAAGTGCCGAAATTACTACAGAATTCTTCAAGATTGATCCAAATTTGAAGATTAAACTAGAAACCGAATACGCCAATCAATATAACGCTGGCGGAAAAAACGCGCTAATTGATGGAATTTTAGGAACAGAAGATTTCCGCACAGGAACTTGGCAAGGATATTTTGATAAAGATGTGATTGCTATTGTAGATTTAGGAAAAGTAAAACCTATACATACGATTGGAATAAACTTTTTAGAAGATCAAAAAAGTTGGATATTTTTACCAACCGAAGTAGAATGTTATGTAAGTGATAATCCGAGATCATTTTATAAATCATTACCAAAACAAAAATTCGACGCAACAAAACCTTCAGAAGTATCAAAAATAAATTCTGTACAATTCAATATGAACGGCTCTAGTGCTCGTTATGTGAAAATAGTAGCTAAGAAATTGGGTGTATTGCCCGAATGGCATTTAGGCTATAAACATGACGGACGCAGTTGGTTGTTTGTGGATGAAATAGAAATAAAATAA
- a CDS encoding N(4)-(beta-N-acetylglucosaminyl)-L-asparaginase encodes MKRRKFLQSAALTGLGLTIGSALTACADEKNNEVKTAVAGTSTTAKPIIPIVIATWNVPNATQKAWDVLQEGKSALDAVEQGVRVEEADENNQSVGIGGLPDRDGNVTLDACIMDKEGNYGAVVCIENIKHPISVARKVMEDTPHVLLAGNGAKQFAVESGFTPENLLTESSKKAWEKWKIEAKYKPIINVENHDTIGMLAIDKNGDISGACTTSGLSYKMQGRVGDSAIIGSGLFIDNEIGGATATGMGEEVLKTVGSFLIVELMRQGRTPQEACEEAVKRVVKKSPNFKDFQVGYIAVNKQGETGAYCIHEWFNYTVYQDNENKNHKSDYYSKKS; translated from the coding sequence TTGAAAAGAAGAAAATTTTTACAAAGTGCCGCTTTAACAGGGTTAGGACTTACTATAGGAAGTGCGTTAACTGCTTGTGCGGATGAAAAAAACAATGAAGTTAAAACCGCTGTTGCGGGAACGTCTACAACTGCAAAACCTATAATTCCGATAGTGATTGCTACGTGGAATGTACCAAATGCAACTCAAAAAGCTTGGGACGTTTTGCAAGAAGGGAAATCTGCGTTAGATGCCGTAGAACAAGGTGTTAGAGTAGAAGAAGCTGACGAAAATAATCAATCGGTTGGAATTGGTGGTTTGCCCGATAGAGACGGAAATGTAACGTTAGACGCGTGCATTATGGACAAAGAAGGCAATTATGGTGCGGTTGTTTGTATTGAAAATATAAAACATCCGATTTCGGTTGCCCGAAAAGTCATGGAAGATACACCACATGTGCTTTTAGCAGGAAATGGGGCAAAGCAATTTGCAGTTGAAAGTGGTTTTACACCAGAAAATTTACTCACAGAAAGCTCTAAAAAAGCGTGGGAAAAGTGGAAGATAGAAGCAAAGTATAAACCAATTATCAATGTAGAAAATCATGATACGATTGGAATGCTCGCAATTGACAAAAACGGCGATATTTCTGGCGCATGTACCACAAGTGGATTATCCTACAAAATGCAAGGTCGCGTGGGCGATTCGGCAATTATAGGTTCTGGATTATTCATTGACAACGAAATTGGAGGCGCAACCGCAACAGGAATGGGCGAAGAAGTCCTAAAAACAGTTGGAAGTTTCTTAATTGTAGAACTCATGCGACAAGGAAGAACGCCACAAGAAGCCTGTGAAGAAGCCGTAAAACGTGTTGTGAAGAAAAGTCCTAATTTTAAAGATTTTCAAGTTGGTTATATTGCGGTGAACAAACAAGGAGAAACTGGCGCATATTGTATTCATGAATGGTTTAATTATACGGTTTATCAAGACAATGAGAATAAAAATCATAAGTCGGATTATTATAGTAAAAAAAGTTAA